A section of the Papio anubis isolate 15944 chromosome 4, Panubis1.0, whole genome shotgun sequence genome encodes:
- the B3GALT5 gene encoding beta-1,3-galactosyltransferase 5: MACPKMRLMYICLLVLGALCWYFSMYNLNPFKEQSFTYKKEDGHFLKLPDTDCSQTPPFLVLLVTSSHKQLAERMAIRQTWGKERMVKGKQLKTFFLLGTTSSAAETKEVDQESQRHKDIIQKDFLDVYYNLTLKTMMGMEWVHRFCPQAAFVMKTDSDMFINVDYLTKLLLKKNRTTRFFTGFLKLNEFPIRQPFSKWFVSKSEYPWDRYPPFCSGTAYVFSGDVASQVYNVSNSVPYIKLEDVFVGLCLERLNIRLEELHSQRTFFPEGLHFSVCRFRRIVACHFVKPQALLDYWQALENSQEKDCPPV, from the coding sequence ATGGCTTGCCCGAAGATGAGATTGATGTATATTTGCCTTCTGGTTCTGGGGGCTCTTTGTTGGTATTTTAGCATGTACAATCTGAATCCTTTCAAAGAACAGTCCTTTACTTACAAGAAAGAGGACGGGCACTTCCTTAAGCTCCCAGATACAGACTGCAGTCAGACACCTCCCTTCCTTGTCCTGCTAGTGACCTCATCCCACAAACAGTTGGCTGAGCGCATGGCCATCCGGCAGACGTGGGGGAAAGAGAGAATGGTGAAGGGAAAGCAGCTGAAGACGTTCTTCCTCCTGGGGACCACCAGCAGTGCGGCAGAAACAAAAGAGGTGGACCAGGAGAGCCAGCGACACAAGGACATTATCCAGAAGGATTTCCTAGATGTCTATTACAATTTGACCCTGAAGACCATGATGGGCATGGAATGGGTCCATCGCTTTTGTCCTCAGGCAGCATTTGTGATGAAAACAGACTCAGACATGTTCATCAATGTTGACTATCTGACCAAACTGCTtctgaagaaaaacagaacaaccaGGTTTTTCACTGGCTTCTTGAAACTCAATGAGTTTCCCATCAGGCAACCATTCAGTAAGTGGTTTGTCAGCAAATCTGAGTATCCGTGGGACAGGTACCCCCCATTCTGCTCTGGCACTGCCTATGTGTTTTCCGGCGACGTGGCGAGTCAGGTGTACAATGTCTCCAACAGCGTCCCGTACATTAAACTGGAAGACGTGTTTGTGGGGCTCTGCCTTGAAAGGCTGAACATCAGATTGGAGGAGCTCCACTCCCAGCGGACCTTTTTCCCAGAGGGCTTACACTTCTCTGTGTGCCGCTTCAGGAGGATCGTGGCCTGCCACTTCGTCAAGCCCCAGGCTCTCCTGGACTACTGGCAGGCTCTAGAGAATTCCCAGGAGAAAGATTGTCCGCCTGTCTGA